The Sylvia atricapilla isolate bSylAtr1 chromosome 3, bSylAtr1.pri, whole genome shotgun sequence genome has a window encoding:
- the SERAC1 gene encoding protein SERAC1 isoform X1, with the protein MASRGARGRAGSGGAGGRMSVAAYCVFCYRKIGTSGPATKKHLPWNDIRKVAKVTGSLILGGFVFITYEVLSLNKLLQIDTQALHQEKLKSHVYVRAASLSPSEYQGITYKARKEIHKAVRKILQTEAKIFRRPFDEQFSTFDGEDHECALWLLLKRSQSEDKAIRLQAVQDLASNSHWHDYQYGTVAQTCDQRTAIGLARSKDVDLRFFLPPPPLPKIKTDYPIEDELRLLLVSLPQTGLDPCVQYFTSLALRESSQTLAAQRGGLWCFGGNGLPYCETLSKIPSETVELFCLQALVQHSKISSHCDKIEAKGGLQLLQRIYQLRKDSAKIQRNIIRIIGNMALDERLHSSIVRAGWVSVLAEVMKSPHIIQSSHASRALANLDRDVVKEKYPDGVYVLHPQYRSSQPIRADILFVHGLLGAAFKTWRQQDIDRHLDKKASEREEDYSQCWPKTWLASDCPSLRIISVEYDTHLSDWKAKCPVEAHRKSIAFRSSELLDKLKAAGIGDRPLVWVSHSMGGLLVKRMLVDASKNPEMDNIVNNTRGIIFYSVPHHGSQLAEYSINARYLLFPSVEVKELSKDSPALKELNDDFLSFAKDKKFSVLSFAETLPTHIGSMLKLHVVPVESADIGIGDLIPVDVNHLNICKPKKKDTFLYQRTLKFIQDVLAQEL; encoded by the exons AATGTCAGTGGCTGCTTACTGTGTATTTTGCTACAGAAAAATAGGAACCTCTGGTCCAGCCACAAAAAAACACCTACCCTGGAATGACATCA gaaaagttGCAAAGGTAACTGGATCACTTATACTAGG aggTTTTGTATTCATTACATATGAAGTCCTGTCCTTAAATAAGTTACTGCAAATCGATACTCAAGCTCTACATCAAGAAAAACTTAAATCCCATGTATATGTACGTGCAGCTTCTCTAAGTCCAAGTGAATATCAAG GTATTACATACAAAGCCAGAAAAGAAATCCATAAAGCAGTGAGGAAAATTCTACAAACAGAAGCTAAAATCTTCCGAAGACCTTTTGATG AACAATTCAGTACCTTTGATGGAGAAGATCATGAGTGTGCCTTATGGCTTCTCTTAAAGAGAAGTCAATCAGAAGACAAAGCAATCCGACTGCAGGCTGTACAGGACCTGGCAAGCAACAGTCACTGGCATG ATTATCAGTATGGCACAGTTGCTCAAACCTGTGATCAAAGGACTGCTATAGGTTTGGCTCGATCGAAAGATGTCGACCTTCGCTTTTTCCTGCCTCCACCACCATTGCCAAAAATTAAGACT GATTATCCCATAGAAGATGAACTTCGCTTGTTGTTGGTATCTTTACCTCAGACTGGCCTTGATCCATGTGTCCAGTACTTCACATCTCTTGCATTACGTGAAAGTAGCCAGACTCTTGCTGCACAAAGG GGAGGCTTATGGTGTTTCGGAGGAAATGGACTTCCATATTGTGAGACCTTGAGTAAAATCCCTTCAGAGACAGTGGAACTCTTCTGCTTGCAGGCTTTGGTACAGCATTctaag ATTTCTTCTCACTGTGATAAAATTGAAGCTAAAGGaggcctccagctcctgcagaggaTATACCAGCTACGTAAAGATTCAGCAAAGATCCAGAGGAACATAATCCGCATTATTGGGAATATGGCTTTGGATGAACGTCTTCACTCATCCATAGTACGTGCAG GTTGGGTTTCTGTACTTGCTGAAGTAATGAAATCCCCACACATCATTCAGTCTTCTCATGCATCCAGAGCTTTGGCTAATCTAGACAGGGATgtggtgaaagaaaaatatccagaTGGTGTTTATGTCTTACATCCACAATATCGTAGCAG CCAGCCTATCAGAGCAGACATCCTTTTCGTTCATGGTCttttgggagcagcatttaaaaCCTGGCGACAGCAAGACATTGACCGGCATTTGGACAAAAAGGCctcagaaagggaagaggaCTATAGTCAGTGCTGGCCAAAG aCATGGCTTGCTTCAGACTGTCCTTCCCTTAGAATCATATCTGTGGAGTATGACACCCATTTGAGTGACTGGAAAGCAAAATGTCCTGTTGAGGCTCACAG gaagTCTATTGCTTTCAGGAGCAGTGAGCTGCTTGACAAGCTCAAAGCTGCTGGGATCGGAGACAGACCTCTGGTGTGGGTATCCCATAGCATGGGTG GACTTCTAGTCAAAAGGATGCTGGTGGATGCTTCCAAGAATCCAGAAATGGATAACATTGTAAACAACACCAGAGGAATCATATTTTATAGTGTCCCTCACCATGGTTCTCAGCTGGCTGAATATTCTATAAATGCCAGATATCTCCTCTTCCCGTCTGTGGAGGTGAAAGAGCTCAGCAAGG ATTCTCCTGCCCTTAAAGAGCTGAATGATGACTTCTTGTCTTTTGCCAAAGACAAGAAATTTTCAGTGCTGAGCTTTGCAGAAACCCTACCAACACACATAGGCAGCATGTTAAAACTGCATGTTGTACCTGTGGAGTCAGCAG
- the SERAC1 gene encoding protein SERAC1 isoform X2 — protein sequence MQNSYGLTKMEAGSSGCGANLPIHAEEKKLFMIGKVAKVTGSLILGGFVFITYEVLSLNKLLQIDTQALHQEKLKSHVYVRAASLSPSEYQGITYKARKEIHKAVRKILQTEAKIFRRPFDEQFSTFDGEDHECALWLLLKRSQSEDKAIRLQAVQDLASNSHWHDYQYGTVAQTCDQRTAIGLARSKDVDLRFFLPPPPLPKIKTDYPIEDELRLLLVSLPQTGLDPCVQYFTSLALRESSQTLAAQRGGLWCFGGNGLPYCETLSKIPSETVELFCLQALVQHSKISSHCDKIEAKGGLQLLQRIYQLRKDSAKIQRNIIRIIGNMALDERLHSSIVRAGWVSVLAEVMKSPHIIQSSHASRALANLDRDVVKEKYPDGVYVLHPQYRSSQPIRADILFVHGLLGAAFKTWRQQDIDRHLDKKASEREEDYSQCWPKTWLASDCPSLRIISVEYDTHLSDWKAKCPVEAHRKSIAFRSSELLDKLKAAGIGDRPLVWVSHSMGGLLVKRMLVDASKNPEMDNIVNNTRGIIFYSVPHHGSQLAEYSINARYLLFPSVEVKELSKDSPALKELNDDFLSFAKDKKFSVLSFAETLPTHIGSMLKLHVVPVESADIGIGDLIPVDVNHLNICKPKKKDTFLYQRTLKFIQDVLAQEL from the exons ATGCAAAATTCTTATGGCCTCACAAAGATGGAAGCTGGTAGCAGTGGTTGTGGGGCAAATCTCCCAATTCatgctgaggaaaagaaattattcatgaTAG gaaaagttGCAAAGGTAACTGGATCACTTATACTAGG aggTTTTGTATTCATTACATATGAAGTCCTGTCCTTAAATAAGTTACTGCAAATCGATACTCAAGCTCTACATCAAGAAAAACTTAAATCCCATGTATATGTACGTGCAGCTTCTCTAAGTCCAAGTGAATATCAAG GTATTACATACAAAGCCAGAAAAGAAATCCATAAAGCAGTGAGGAAAATTCTACAAACAGAAGCTAAAATCTTCCGAAGACCTTTTGATG AACAATTCAGTACCTTTGATGGAGAAGATCATGAGTGTGCCTTATGGCTTCTCTTAAAGAGAAGTCAATCAGAAGACAAAGCAATCCGACTGCAGGCTGTACAGGACCTGGCAAGCAACAGTCACTGGCATG ATTATCAGTATGGCACAGTTGCTCAAACCTGTGATCAAAGGACTGCTATAGGTTTGGCTCGATCGAAAGATGTCGACCTTCGCTTTTTCCTGCCTCCACCACCATTGCCAAAAATTAAGACT GATTATCCCATAGAAGATGAACTTCGCTTGTTGTTGGTATCTTTACCTCAGACTGGCCTTGATCCATGTGTCCAGTACTTCACATCTCTTGCATTACGTGAAAGTAGCCAGACTCTTGCTGCACAAAGG GGAGGCTTATGGTGTTTCGGAGGAAATGGACTTCCATATTGTGAGACCTTGAGTAAAATCCCTTCAGAGACAGTGGAACTCTTCTGCTTGCAGGCTTTGGTACAGCATTctaag ATTTCTTCTCACTGTGATAAAATTGAAGCTAAAGGaggcctccagctcctgcagaggaTATACCAGCTACGTAAAGATTCAGCAAAGATCCAGAGGAACATAATCCGCATTATTGGGAATATGGCTTTGGATGAACGTCTTCACTCATCCATAGTACGTGCAG GTTGGGTTTCTGTACTTGCTGAAGTAATGAAATCCCCACACATCATTCAGTCTTCTCATGCATCCAGAGCTTTGGCTAATCTAGACAGGGATgtggtgaaagaaaaatatccagaTGGTGTTTATGTCTTACATCCACAATATCGTAGCAG CCAGCCTATCAGAGCAGACATCCTTTTCGTTCATGGTCttttgggagcagcatttaaaaCCTGGCGACAGCAAGACATTGACCGGCATTTGGACAAAAAGGCctcagaaagggaagaggaCTATAGTCAGTGCTGGCCAAAG aCATGGCTTGCTTCAGACTGTCCTTCCCTTAGAATCATATCTGTGGAGTATGACACCCATTTGAGTGACTGGAAAGCAAAATGTCCTGTTGAGGCTCACAG gaagTCTATTGCTTTCAGGAGCAGTGAGCTGCTTGACAAGCTCAAAGCTGCTGGGATCGGAGACAGACCTCTGGTGTGGGTATCCCATAGCATGGGTG GACTTCTAGTCAAAAGGATGCTGGTGGATGCTTCCAAGAATCCAGAAATGGATAACATTGTAAACAACACCAGAGGAATCATATTTTATAGTGTCCCTCACCATGGTTCTCAGCTGGCTGAATATTCTATAAATGCCAGATATCTCCTCTTCCCGTCTGTGGAGGTGAAAGAGCTCAGCAAGG ATTCTCCTGCCCTTAAAGAGCTGAATGATGACTTCTTGTCTTTTGCCAAAGACAAGAAATTTTCAGTGCTGAGCTTTGCAGAAACCCTACCAACACACATAGGCAGCATGTTAAAACTGCATGTTGTACCTGTGGAGTCAGCAG